A DNA window from Lepidochelys kempii isolate rLepKem1 chromosome 9, rLepKem1.hap2, whole genome shotgun sequence contains the following coding sequences:
- the LRRC34 gene encoding leucine-rich repeat-containing protein 34 isoform X3, which yields MAAAAAVMSTHLSLHKQYLQACQESSQPENPFIAHMLEEAEKADITLTKGITLKIAGNNRLLPVQKVTDEDFRMLACILSNNTFVTGLDLRYNVLTDDGAEHAAKFLQENATLCYFNLMFNDIGTNGAELIAKALHRNETLQHLRMTGNKIENKGGMYFASMLQINSTLEKLDLGDCDLGTQSLIAIATVMSHNKAMKALNLNRPILYSQEEESTVHISLMMKNNSCLMELHLCKHEMKNFGVERLCDALYENRSLRYLDLSCNKITRDGVKFLGELLKRNQILEILDLNSNRIEDDGAIYLSEALALYNRTLQALAVTSNNISGKGLVALSDSMKTNMVLSYIYIWGNKLDEATCVAFSDLIKTGRLKPNCTDVDPYEVDGHEYLAELSHGLKRHYYWTPSYGEVDNKDANASLAIGAVAEHL from the exons ATGGCAGCGGCCGCAG CTGTCATGTCAACTCATCTAAGTCTCCATAAACAGTATTTGCAAGCCTGCCAAGAGTCGAGCCAACCAGAAAACCCTTTCATTGCACACATGCTTGAAGAAGCTGAGAAAGCAGATATAAC ATTGACAAAAGGGATCACATTAAAAATAGCTGGAAATAACCGCTTGCTGCCAGTACAGAAGGTTACGGATGAGGATTTTCGAATGCTTGCCTGCATCTTAAGCAATAACACATTTGTTACAG GGCTGGACCTTAGATATAATGTATTAACTGATGATGGAGCAGAGCATGCTGCAAAATTCCTTCAG GAAAACGCAACCCTGTGCTACTTCAATCTGATGTTTAATGATATTGGCACCAATGGAGCCGAATTGATAGCTAAAGCATTGCAT AGGAATGAAACGCTCCAACACTTGAGAATGACTGGCAACAAAATTGAAAACAAAGGTGGGATGTACTTTGCTTCAATGCTGCAAATTAATTCGACCTTAGAGAAGTTAGATCTTGGAGACTGTGATTTG gGTACACAAAGTCTAATAGCAATAGCAACAGTTATGAGCCATAACAAAGCGATGAAAGCCCTAAACCTAAATCGTCCTATACTGTATAGCCAAGAG gAAGAGTCCACAGTTCATATATCTCTAATGATGAAAAATAATTCTTGTCTTATGGAACTGCATTTGTGCAAACATGAAATGAAGAACTTCGGTGTGGAGCGACTGTGTGATGCATTGTATGAAAACCGCAGCCTGCGATATCTTGACCTCAGTTG TAATAAAATAACTCGTGATGGTGTGAAATTTCTGGGAGAACTGCTGAAACGGAACCAAATTCTGGAAATCCTAGATCTTAATTCAAACCGGATAGAAGATGATGGAGCCATCTACCTGAGTGAAGCCCTGGCTTTGTACAACAGGACTCTTCAAGC GTTAGCAGTAACGAGCAACAATATAAGTGGAAAAGGACTTGTTGCTCTTTCGGAttcaatgaaaacaaacatgGTGCTTTCCTACATTTATATTTGGGGAAACAAACTGGATGAGGCCACCTGTGTC GCATTTTCAGACTTAATTAAAACTGGCCGCTTGAAACCAAATTGTACAGACGTGGATCCGTATGAAGTGGATGGGCATGAATATCTTGCAGAACTCTCTCATGGCCTTAAAAGGCATTACTACTGGACACCAAGTTATGGGGAGGTTGATAACAAAGATGCTAATGCCAGTCTTGCAATAGGAGCAGTTGCGGAACATTTGTGA
- the LRRC34 gene encoding leucine-rich repeat-containing protein 34 isoform X1, which produces MFEASTCNGQTSDSYKPNRNKGKAFRRDGCVCLAVCRRGIDLFFNIRLFPPPHSVTSELAVRAPREQCDFCEMTAHSSEAVMSTHLSLHKQYLQACQESSQPENPFIAHMLEEAEKADITLTKGITLKIAGNNRLLPVQKVTDEDFRMLACILSNNTFVTGLDLRYNVLTDDGAEHAAKFLQENATLCYFNLMFNDIGTNGAELIAKALHRNETLQHLRMTGNKIENKGGMYFASMLQINSTLEKLDLGDCDLGTQSLIAIATVMSHNKAMKALNLNRPILYSQEEESTVHISLMMKNNSCLMELHLCKHEMKNFGVERLCDALYENRSLRYLDLSCNKITRDGVKFLGELLKRNQILEILDLNSNRIEDDGAIYLSEALALYNRTLQALAVTSNNISGKGLVALSDSMKTNMVLSYIYIWGNKLDEATCVAFSDLIKTGRLKPNCTDVDPYEVDGHEYLAELSHGLKRHYYWTPSYGEVDNKDANASLAIGAVAEHL; this is translated from the exons ATGTTTGAAGCATCCACTTGTAATGGGCAAACAAGCGACTCTTACAAGCCCAACAGAAATAAGGGGAAAGCCTTTAGAAgagatgggtgtgtgtgtttggctgtTTGTAGAAGGggaattgatttattttttaatattaggctattcccccccccccatagtgtGACATCAGAGTTGGCAGTGAGAGCACCTAGAGAGCAGTGTGATTTTTGTGAAATGACAGCTCACTCCTCTGAAG CTGTCATGTCAACTCATCTAAGTCTCCATAAACAGTATTTGCAAGCCTGCCAAGAGTCGAGCCAACCAGAAAACCCTTTCATTGCACACATGCTTGAAGAAGCTGAGAAAGCAGATATAAC ATTGACAAAAGGGATCACATTAAAAATAGCTGGAAATAACCGCTTGCTGCCAGTACAGAAGGTTACGGATGAGGATTTTCGAATGCTTGCCTGCATCTTAAGCAATAACACATTTGTTACAG GGCTGGACCTTAGATATAATGTATTAACTGATGATGGAGCAGAGCATGCTGCAAAATTCCTTCAG GAAAACGCAACCCTGTGCTACTTCAATCTGATGTTTAATGATATTGGCACCAATGGAGCCGAATTGATAGCTAAAGCATTGCAT AGGAATGAAACGCTCCAACACTTGAGAATGACTGGCAACAAAATTGAAAACAAAGGTGGGATGTACTTTGCTTCAATGCTGCAAATTAATTCGACCTTAGAGAAGTTAGATCTTGGAGACTGTGATTTG gGTACACAAAGTCTAATAGCAATAGCAACAGTTATGAGCCATAACAAAGCGATGAAAGCCCTAAACCTAAATCGTCCTATACTGTATAGCCAAGAG gAAGAGTCCACAGTTCATATATCTCTAATGATGAAAAATAATTCTTGTCTTATGGAACTGCATTTGTGCAAACATGAAATGAAGAACTTCGGTGTGGAGCGACTGTGTGATGCATTGTATGAAAACCGCAGCCTGCGATATCTTGACCTCAGTTG TAATAAAATAACTCGTGATGGTGTGAAATTTCTGGGAGAACTGCTGAAACGGAACCAAATTCTGGAAATCCTAGATCTTAATTCAAACCGGATAGAAGATGATGGAGCCATCTACCTGAGTGAAGCCCTGGCTTTGTACAACAGGACTCTTCAAGC GTTAGCAGTAACGAGCAACAATATAAGTGGAAAAGGACTTGTTGCTCTTTCGGAttcaatgaaaacaaacatgGTGCTTTCCTACATTTATATTTGGGGAAACAAACTGGATGAGGCCACCTGTGTC GCATTTTCAGACTTAATTAAAACTGGCCGCTTGAAACCAAATTGTACAGACGTGGATCCGTATGAAGTGGATGGGCATGAATATCTTGCAGAACTCTCTCATGGCCTTAAAAGGCATTACTACTGGACACCAAGTTATGGGGAGGTTGATAACAAAGATGCTAATGCCAGTCTTGCAATAGGAGCAGTTGCGGAACATTTGTGA
- the LRRC34 gene encoding leucine-rich repeat-containing protein 34 isoform X2 produces MTAHSSEAVMSTHLSLHKQYLQACQESSQPENPFIAHMLEEAEKADITLTKGITLKIAGNNRLLPVQKVTDEDFRMLACILSNNTFVTGLDLRYNVLTDDGAEHAAKFLQENATLCYFNLMFNDIGTNGAELIAKALHRNETLQHLRMTGNKIENKGGMYFASMLQINSTLEKLDLGDCDLGTQSLIAIATVMSHNKAMKALNLNRPILYSQEEESTVHISLMMKNNSCLMELHLCKHEMKNFGVERLCDALYENRSLRYLDLSCNKITRDGVKFLGELLKRNQILEILDLNSNRIEDDGAIYLSEALALYNRTLQALAVTSNNISGKGLVALSDSMKTNMVLSYIYIWGNKLDEATCVAFSDLIKTGRLKPNCTDVDPYEVDGHEYLAELSHGLKRHYYWTPSYGEVDNKDANASLAIGAVAEHL; encoded by the exons ATGACAGCTCACTCCTCTGAAG CTGTCATGTCAACTCATCTAAGTCTCCATAAACAGTATTTGCAAGCCTGCCAAGAGTCGAGCCAACCAGAAAACCCTTTCATTGCACACATGCTTGAAGAAGCTGAGAAAGCAGATATAAC ATTGACAAAAGGGATCACATTAAAAATAGCTGGAAATAACCGCTTGCTGCCAGTACAGAAGGTTACGGATGAGGATTTTCGAATGCTTGCCTGCATCTTAAGCAATAACACATTTGTTACAG GGCTGGACCTTAGATATAATGTATTAACTGATGATGGAGCAGAGCATGCTGCAAAATTCCTTCAG GAAAACGCAACCCTGTGCTACTTCAATCTGATGTTTAATGATATTGGCACCAATGGAGCCGAATTGATAGCTAAAGCATTGCAT AGGAATGAAACGCTCCAACACTTGAGAATGACTGGCAACAAAATTGAAAACAAAGGTGGGATGTACTTTGCTTCAATGCTGCAAATTAATTCGACCTTAGAGAAGTTAGATCTTGGAGACTGTGATTTG gGTACACAAAGTCTAATAGCAATAGCAACAGTTATGAGCCATAACAAAGCGATGAAAGCCCTAAACCTAAATCGTCCTATACTGTATAGCCAAGAG gAAGAGTCCACAGTTCATATATCTCTAATGATGAAAAATAATTCTTGTCTTATGGAACTGCATTTGTGCAAACATGAAATGAAGAACTTCGGTGTGGAGCGACTGTGTGATGCATTGTATGAAAACCGCAGCCTGCGATATCTTGACCTCAGTTG TAATAAAATAACTCGTGATGGTGTGAAATTTCTGGGAGAACTGCTGAAACGGAACCAAATTCTGGAAATCCTAGATCTTAATTCAAACCGGATAGAAGATGATGGAGCCATCTACCTGAGTGAAGCCCTGGCTTTGTACAACAGGACTCTTCAAGC GTTAGCAGTAACGAGCAACAATATAAGTGGAAAAGGACTTGTTGCTCTTTCGGAttcaatgaaaacaaacatgGTGCTTTCCTACATTTATATTTGGGGAAACAAACTGGATGAGGCCACCTGTGTC GCATTTTCAGACTTAATTAAAACTGGCCGCTTGAAACCAAATTGTACAGACGTGGATCCGTATGAAGTGGATGGGCATGAATATCTTGCAGAACTCTCTCATGGCCTTAAAAGGCATTACTACTGGACACCAAGTTATGGGGAGGTTGATAACAAAGATGCTAATGCCAGTCTTGCAATAGGAGCAGTTGCGGAACATTTGTGA
- the LRRC34 gene encoding leucine-rich repeat-containing protein 34 isoform X4 has product MSTHLSLHKQYLQACQESSQPENPFIAHMLEEAEKADITLTKGITLKIAGNNRLLPVQKVTDEDFRMLACILSNNTFVTGLDLRYNVLTDDGAEHAAKFLQENATLCYFNLMFNDIGTNGAELIAKALHRNETLQHLRMTGNKIENKGGMYFASMLQINSTLEKLDLGDCDLGTQSLIAIATVMSHNKAMKALNLNRPILYSQEEESTVHISLMMKNNSCLMELHLCKHEMKNFGVERLCDALYENRSLRYLDLSCNKITRDGVKFLGELLKRNQILEILDLNSNRIEDDGAIYLSEALALYNRTLQALAVTSNNISGKGLVALSDSMKTNMVLSYIYIWGNKLDEATCVAFSDLIKTGRLKPNCTDVDPYEVDGHEYLAELSHGLKRHYYWTPSYGEVDNKDANASLAIGAVAEHL; this is encoded by the exons ATGTCAACTCATCTAAGTCTCCATAAACAGTATTTGCAAGCCTGCCAAGAGTCGAGCCAACCAGAAAACCCTTTCATTGCACACATGCTTGAAGAAGCTGAGAAAGCAGATATAAC ATTGACAAAAGGGATCACATTAAAAATAGCTGGAAATAACCGCTTGCTGCCAGTACAGAAGGTTACGGATGAGGATTTTCGAATGCTTGCCTGCATCTTAAGCAATAACACATTTGTTACAG GGCTGGACCTTAGATATAATGTATTAACTGATGATGGAGCAGAGCATGCTGCAAAATTCCTTCAG GAAAACGCAACCCTGTGCTACTTCAATCTGATGTTTAATGATATTGGCACCAATGGAGCCGAATTGATAGCTAAAGCATTGCAT AGGAATGAAACGCTCCAACACTTGAGAATGACTGGCAACAAAATTGAAAACAAAGGTGGGATGTACTTTGCTTCAATGCTGCAAATTAATTCGACCTTAGAGAAGTTAGATCTTGGAGACTGTGATTTG gGTACACAAAGTCTAATAGCAATAGCAACAGTTATGAGCCATAACAAAGCGATGAAAGCCCTAAACCTAAATCGTCCTATACTGTATAGCCAAGAG gAAGAGTCCACAGTTCATATATCTCTAATGATGAAAAATAATTCTTGTCTTATGGAACTGCATTTGTGCAAACATGAAATGAAGAACTTCGGTGTGGAGCGACTGTGTGATGCATTGTATGAAAACCGCAGCCTGCGATATCTTGACCTCAGTTG TAATAAAATAACTCGTGATGGTGTGAAATTTCTGGGAGAACTGCTGAAACGGAACCAAATTCTGGAAATCCTAGATCTTAATTCAAACCGGATAGAAGATGATGGAGCCATCTACCTGAGTGAAGCCCTGGCTTTGTACAACAGGACTCTTCAAGC GTTAGCAGTAACGAGCAACAATATAAGTGGAAAAGGACTTGTTGCTCTTTCGGAttcaatgaaaacaaacatgGTGCTTTCCTACATTTATATTTGGGGAAACAAACTGGATGAGGCCACCTGTGTC GCATTTTCAGACTTAATTAAAACTGGCCGCTTGAAACCAAATTGTACAGACGTGGATCCGTATGAAGTGGATGGGCATGAATATCTTGCAGAACTCTCTCATGGCCTTAAAAGGCATTACTACTGGACACCAAGTTATGGGGAGGTTGATAACAAAGATGCTAATGCCAGTCTTGCAATAGGAGCAGTTGCGGAACATTTGTGA